Proteins encoded in a region of the Tripterygium wilfordii isolate XIE 37 chromosome 21, ASM1340144v1, whole genome shotgun sequence genome:
- the LOC119989941 gene encoding calcium-dependent protein kinase 24-like, whose protein sequence is MGGCISVVPAKAGRIIPRKPHAMTTTTAAMHEYDIDGGSRSITFRAKLVLRDSTGDDIFDKYRFGKELGRGEFGITHECVELETGDNYACKTISKEKLRTEIDVEDVRREVEIMRHLPKHPNIVTLKEVYEDKEAVYLVMELCKGGELFDRIVAKGHYTERAAAMVTKTIVEILQVCHEHGVMHRDLKPENFLFADESEISPLKAIDFGLSIFFEPGQHFGEIVGSPYYMAPEVLRRNYGEEIDVWSAGVILYILLCGVPPFWAETEEGIAHAIVNGHIEFERDPWPKVSKEAKDLVRNMLDENPYNRMTVQEVLEHPWIQNASKAPNVSLGENVRTRIKQFSLMNKFKKKVISLVADNLPNEQITGIKQMFNMMDIDKNGDLTFEELKDGLQRIGEHVADHDVRLLMDAADLDGNGKLNCDEFVTLSVHLKRYGSDEHLSQAFSHFDKNENGFIELEELREALLDDDLGPNNEQVIHEIIIDADLDKDGRISYDEFRAMMKTGMDWKMASRQYSRAMLNALSMKLFKDKSSPHSK, encoded by the exons ATGGGAGGCTGCATATCTGTAGTACCTGCAAAAGCAGGTCGAATCATACCCCGGAAACCACATGCCATGACAACCACTACTGCGGCCATGCATGAGTACGACATAGACGGCGGCAGCAGGTCAATAACGTTCCGGGCCAAGTTGGTCCTGAGAGATTCGACTGGGGATGACATTTTTGACAAGTACAGATTCGGAAAGGAATTGGGGAGAGGGGAGTTTGGGATCACGCACGAATGTGTGGAGTTGGAGACGGGGGATAATTACGCATGCAAGACAATATCGAAGGAGAAGCTGAGGACGGAGATCGATGTGGAGGATGTGAGGAGGGAGGTGGAGATTATGAGGCATTTGCCTAAGCACCCTAACATTGTGACTCTCAAGGAGGTTTATGAGGACAAAGAGGCTGTGTATTTGGTAATGGAATTGTGCAAAGGAGGCGAGCTTTTCGACAGGATCGTCGCTAAAGGCCATTACACGGAGCGAGCAGCCGCTATGGTTACCAAGACCATTGTTGAGATTTTGCAG GTGTGTCATGAACATGGAGTAATGCATCGGGACCTAAAACCCGAAAATTTCTTGTTTGCTGATGAAAGTGAGATTTCCCCATTAAAGGCAATAGATTTTGGGCTCTCCATTTTCTTTGAACCTG GTCAGCATTTTGGAGAAATCGTTGGAAGTCCATATTATATGGCTCCCGAAGTCCTAAGGCGTAATTATGGAGAAGAAATCGATGTTTGGAGTGCAGGTGTCATTCTGTATATCTTACTTTGTGGAGTTCCTCCCTTTTGGGCAG AAACTGAAGAAGGAATCGCACATGCTATTGTCAATGGTCATATAGAATTCGAAAGAGATCCCTGGCCAAAGGTTTCTAAAGAAGCAAAAGATCTAGTGAGGAATATGCTTGATGAAAACCCTTACAACCGGATGACAGTTCAAGAAGTCCTTG AACATCCTTGGATACAAAATGCAAGTAAGGCTCCAAATGTTTCTCTGGGAGAAAATGTAAGGACAAGGATCAAACAATTTTCGCTGATGAATAAATTCAAGAAGAAAGTTATAAGT CTTGTAGCAGACAACTTGCCAAATGAACAAATTACAGGAATTAAACAGATGTTCAACATGATGGACATCGATAAAAATGGAGATTTGACGTTCGAAGAGCTCAAAGACGGCCTTCAGAGGATTGGAGAGCATGTAGCTGATCATGACGTGAGGTTGTTGATGGATGCG GCGGATCTTGATGGGAATGGAAAACTGAACTGCGATGAATTTGTAACATTGTCAGTCCACCTGAAAAGATATGGAAGTGATGAACATCTCTCTCAGGCTTTTAGTCACTTTGACAAGAACGAAAACGGATTCATCGAGCTCGAGGAATTGAGAGAAGCCTTGTTAGATGACGATCTTGGTCCCAACAATGAGCAAGTAATACATGAGATCATAATTGATGCTGATTTAGACAAG GATGGTCGGATCAGCTACGATGAATTCAGGGCAATGATGAAAACAGGGATGGATTGGAAAATGGCATCTAGGCAATATTCAAGAGCAATGCTTAATGCACTCAGCatgaaattgttcaaagacaAATCTTCCCcacattcaaaataa
- the LOC119990117 gene encoding transcription factor bHLH128 isoform X1: MYQSSSSSSSHQQSSANTKAVPTGLTRYGSAPGALLTRAVDSVIAADPLISGNHTHYYSSSSADSSSESTCKVSSSNDQKLSNLGGLQRSYGLNEIAHSAGSLGRQRSSPAGFLSQVAAETAGFSVTRGSGSYNPQGGYGESRLKPQLSFTRQDALTHISAGSEDVYNGISSDNGRQNTRRSYVANNTTNTTNFGVDSWENTNSITFSTPASKRAKNIDGDYFSCFNVLDSQYSLPETTLEMAAMEKLLNIPEDSVPCKVRAKRGCATHPRSIAERERRTRISGKLKKLQDLVPNMDKQTSYADMLDLAVQHIKGLQNQVEKLQHDLEGCTCGCKQLI, from the exons ATGTAccaatcttcatcttcttcatcatcgcATCAACAATCCAGCGCTAACACGAAGGCGGTTCCGACCGGGTTGACTCGGTACGGCTCCGCCCCAGGGGCCCTATTGACTCGAGCGGTGGACTCAGTGATCGCGGCAGACCCATTGATTTCGGGAAACCATACTCACTACTACTCCTCGTCCTCAGCTGATTCCTCCTCCGAGTCAACTTGCAAAGTCAGCTCATCGAATGATCAAAAACTCTCCAATTTGGGTGGGCTCCAGAGATCCTACGGCTTGAACGAAATTGCCCATAGCGCAGGATCCTTGGGGAGGCAGCGTAGCTCTCCTGCTGGGTTTCTAAGCCAAGTCGCCGCCGAAACTG CAGGATTTTCAGTTACAAGAGGGAGTGGGAGCTATAATCCGCAAGGTGGGTATGGAGAATCAAGGTTAAAGCCTCAATTGAGCTTCACTAGACAAGATGCTCTTACACATATCTCTGCAGGTAGTGAAGATGTTTACAATGGCATCAGCTCTGACAATGGCCGTCAAAACACCAGGCGTTCTTATGTTGCTAATAATACTACTAATACTACTAACTTTGGTGTGGACTCTTGGGAGAATACCAATTCTATTACTTTCTCCACTCCCGCTAGCAAACGAGCTAAGAATATCGATGGAGACTATTTCTCATGTTTTAACGTCTTGGATTCTCAG TACAGCCTGCCGGAGACAACTCTAGAGATGGCTGCCATGGAGAAGCTACTGAATATCCCCGAGGACTCTGTCCCTTGCAAAGTCCGTGCTAAGCGAGGCTGTGCCACTCATCCCCGAAGCATTGCTGAAAGA GAGAGAAGAACCAGAATAAGTGGGAAATTGAAGAAACTACAAGATCTTGTTCCGAATATGGATAAG CAAACAAGCTATGCAGACATGTTGGATTTGGCAGTGCAGCATATCAAAGGCCTTCAAAATCAAGTCGAG aaaCTCCAGCATGATCTCGAAGGTTGCACATGCGGATGCAAACAATTGATTTGA
- the LOC119990117 gene encoding transcription factor bHLH128 isoform X3 produces the protein MYQSSSSSSSHQQSSANTKAVPTGLTRYGSAPGALLTRAVDSVIAADPLISGNHTHYYSSSSADSSSESTCKVSSSNDQKLSNLGGLQRSYGLNEIAHSAGSLGRQRSSPAGFLSQVAAETAGFSVTRGSGSYNPQGSEDVYNGISSDNGRQNTRRSYVANNTTNTTNFGVDSWENTNSITFSTPASKRAKNIDGDYFSCFNVLDSQYSLPETTLEMAAMEKLLNIPEDSVPCKVRAKRGCATHPRSIAERERRTRISGKLKKLQDLVPNMDKQTSYADMLDLAVQHIKGLQNQVEKLQHDLEGCTCGCKQLI, from the exons ATGTAccaatcttcatcttcttcatcatcgcATCAACAATCCAGCGCTAACACGAAGGCGGTTCCGACCGGGTTGACTCGGTACGGCTCCGCCCCAGGGGCCCTATTGACTCGAGCGGTGGACTCAGTGATCGCGGCAGACCCATTGATTTCGGGAAACCATACTCACTACTACTCCTCGTCCTCAGCTGATTCCTCCTCCGAGTCAACTTGCAAAGTCAGCTCATCGAATGATCAAAAACTCTCCAATTTGGGTGGGCTCCAGAGATCCTACGGCTTGAACGAAATTGCCCATAGCGCAGGATCCTTGGGGAGGCAGCGTAGCTCTCCTGCTGGGTTTCTAAGCCAAGTCGCCGCCGAAACTG CAGGATTTTCAGTTACAAGAGGGAGTGGGAGCTATAATCCGCAAG GTAGTGAAGATGTTTACAATGGCATCAGCTCTGACAATGGCCGTCAAAACACCAGGCGTTCTTATGTTGCTAATAATACTACTAATACTACTAACTTTGGTGTGGACTCTTGGGAGAATACCAATTCTATTACTTTCTCCACTCCCGCTAGCAAACGAGCTAAGAATATCGATGGAGACTATTTCTCATGTTTTAACGTCTTGGATTCTCAG TACAGCCTGCCGGAGACAACTCTAGAGATGGCTGCCATGGAGAAGCTACTGAATATCCCCGAGGACTCTGTCCCTTGCAAAGTCCGTGCTAAGCGAGGCTGTGCCACTCATCCCCGAAGCATTGCTGAAAGA GAGAGAAGAACCAGAATAAGTGGGAAATTGAAGAAACTACAAGATCTTGTTCCGAATATGGATAAG CAAACAAGCTATGCAGACATGTTGGATTTGGCAGTGCAGCATATCAAAGGCCTTCAAAATCAAGTCGAG aaaCTCCAGCATGATCTCGAAGGTTGCACATGCGGATGCAAACAATTGATTTGA
- the LOC119990117 gene encoding transcription factor bHLH128 isoform X4: protein MYQSSSSSSSHQQSSANTKAVPTGLTRYGSAPGALLTRAVDSVIAADPLISGNHTHYYSSSSADSSSESTCKVSSSNDQKLSNLGGLQRSYGLNEIAHSAGSLGRQRSSPAGFLSQVAAETGFSVTRGSGSYNPQGSEDVYNGISSDNGRQNTRRSYVANNTTNTTNFGVDSWENTNSITFSTPASKRAKNIDGDYFSCFNVLDSQYSLPETTLEMAAMEKLLNIPEDSVPCKVRAKRGCATHPRSIAERERRTRISGKLKKLQDLVPNMDKQTSYADMLDLAVQHIKGLQNQVEKLQHDLEGCTCGCKQLI, encoded by the exons ATGTAccaatcttcatcttcttcatcatcgcATCAACAATCCAGCGCTAACACGAAGGCGGTTCCGACCGGGTTGACTCGGTACGGCTCCGCCCCAGGGGCCCTATTGACTCGAGCGGTGGACTCAGTGATCGCGGCAGACCCATTGATTTCGGGAAACCATACTCACTACTACTCCTCGTCCTCAGCTGATTCCTCCTCCGAGTCAACTTGCAAAGTCAGCTCATCGAATGATCAAAAACTCTCCAATTTGGGTGGGCTCCAGAGATCCTACGGCTTGAACGAAATTGCCCATAGCGCAGGATCCTTGGGGAGGCAGCGTAGCTCTCCTGCTGGGTTTCTAAGCCAAGTCGCCGCCGAAACTG GATTTTCAGTTACAAGAGGGAGTGGGAGCTATAATCCGCAAG GTAGTGAAGATGTTTACAATGGCATCAGCTCTGACAATGGCCGTCAAAACACCAGGCGTTCTTATGTTGCTAATAATACTACTAATACTACTAACTTTGGTGTGGACTCTTGGGAGAATACCAATTCTATTACTTTCTCCACTCCCGCTAGCAAACGAGCTAAGAATATCGATGGAGACTATTTCTCATGTTTTAACGTCTTGGATTCTCAG TACAGCCTGCCGGAGACAACTCTAGAGATGGCTGCCATGGAGAAGCTACTGAATATCCCCGAGGACTCTGTCCCTTGCAAAGTCCGTGCTAAGCGAGGCTGTGCCACTCATCCCCGAAGCATTGCTGAAAGA GAGAGAAGAACCAGAATAAGTGGGAAATTGAAGAAACTACAAGATCTTGTTCCGAATATGGATAAG CAAACAAGCTATGCAGACATGTTGGATTTGGCAGTGCAGCATATCAAAGGCCTTCAAAATCAAGTCGAG aaaCTCCAGCATGATCTCGAAGGTTGCACATGCGGATGCAAACAATTGATTTGA
- the LOC119990117 gene encoding transcription factor bHLH128 isoform X2 has protein sequence MYQSSSSSSSHQQSSANTKAVPTGLTRYGSAPGALLTRAVDSVIAADPLISGNHTHYYSSSSADSSSESTCKVSSSNDQKLSNLGGLQRSYGLNEIAHSAGSLGRQRSSPAGFLSQVAAETGFSVTRGSGSYNPQGGYGESRLKPQLSFTRQDALTHISAGSEDVYNGISSDNGRQNTRRSYVANNTTNTTNFGVDSWENTNSITFSTPASKRAKNIDGDYFSCFNVLDSQYSLPETTLEMAAMEKLLNIPEDSVPCKVRAKRGCATHPRSIAERERRTRISGKLKKLQDLVPNMDKQTSYADMLDLAVQHIKGLQNQVEKLQHDLEGCTCGCKQLI, from the exons ATGTAccaatcttcatcttcttcatcatcgcATCAACAATCCAGCGCTAACACGAAGGCGGTTCCGACCGGGTTGACTCGGTACGGCTCCGCCCCAGGGGCCCTATTGACTCGAGCGGTGGACTCAGTGATCGCGGCAGACCCATTGATTTCGGGAAACCATACTCACTACTACTCCTCGTCCTCAGCTGATTCCTCCTCCGAGTCAACTTGCAAAGTCAGCTCATCGAATGATCAAAAACTCTCCAATTTGGGTGGGCTCCAGAGATCCTACGGCTTGAACGAAATTGCCCATAGCGCAGGATCCTTGGGGAGGCAGCGTAGCTCTCCTGCTGGGTTTCTAAGCCAAGTCGCCGCCGAAACTG GATTTTCAGTTACAAGAGGGAGTGGGAGCTATAATCCGCAAGGTGGGTATGGAGAATCAAGGTTAAAGCCTCAATTGAGCTTCACTAGACAAGATGCTCTTACACATATCTCTGCAGGTAGTGAAGATGTTTACAATGGCATCAGCTCTGACAATGGCCGTCAAAACACCAGGCGTTCTTATGTTGCTAATAATACTACTAATACTACTAACTTTGGTGTGGACTCTTGGGAGAATACCAATTCTATTACTTTCTCCACTCCCGCTAGCAAACGAGCTAAGAATATCGATGGAGACTATTTCTCATGTTTTAACGTCTTGGATTCTCAG TACAGCCTGCCGGAGACAACTCTAGAGATGGCTGCCATGGAGAAGCTACTGAATATCCCCGAGGACTCTGTCCCTTGCAAAGTCCGTGCTAAGCGAGGCTGTGCCACTCATCCCCGAAGCATTGCTGAAAGA GAGAGAAGAACCAGAATAAGTGGGAAATTGAAGAAACTACAAGATCTTGTTCCGAATATGGATAAG CAAACAAGCTATGCAGACATGTTGGATTTGGCAGTGCAGCATATCAAAGGCCTTCAAAATCAAGTCGAG aaaCTCCAGCATGATCTCGAAGGTTGCACATGCGGATGCAAACAATTGATTTGA